The following are encoded together in the Pedobacter steynii genome:
- a CDS encoding alginate lyase family protein produces MKSKIILLVLGSSILAHTSCKKSTLTQDSQLKSNTLLVNQLSPGYSPNLIMTEQGFQDILNDISNTPAALQLISNTVTNPAKAALSVAPSPVSSLTDSQTSAKVKADGDRIYKTALQSFLFQNSDSSGIYRDKARDILLAWVNANNIATTHTPNESIYQGFYEGYSLIRAFIDTDSKTAIDNWFKKKYIVFKNTASRANNWETIRGWLMLNIGYILNDPAYITESKNIIYTHFDKDTRVDGASVDFLGRDAFAYHAYNLAFIGRILRIIAIHNGRIESSGLIYKRVTKWNSEVTGGTIAEQIKFWTPYIVDPANNVHLEFVNTEWAPDKTRSDYNKPYNAAGTYYALDQMVYAMKNQINAIYSIAAPNRTKYNSGLDYYLNSFGFTPEELSGTQVYLYADENYLKLGKALSPGNYTMTQLQALGITNDAISSVGVPDGMKITLYEHNNFTGASISLTKHTPILSAVSFNDKASSIKVEKL; encoded by the coding sequence ATGAAAAGTAAAATCATCCTATTGGTATTAGGCAGCAGCATACTTGCCCATACTTCCTGTAAAAAATCAACGCTTACACAAGATTCTCAATTGAAATCCAACACCCTTCTTGTTAATCAGCTTAGTCCAGGCTACAGCCCCAACCTGATCATGACTGAGCAGGGATTTCAGGATATTTTAAACGATATCTCCAATACTCCGGCTGCACTGCAACTGATCAGCAATACGGTAACTAATCCTGCAAAGGCAGCATTAAGCGTTGCCCCGAGTCCGGTAAGTAGTTTAACCGACAGCCAGACCTCTGCCAAAGTCAAAGCAGATGGAGACCGGATTTATAAAACTGCGCTTCAATCATTTCTGTTTCAAAACTCGGATAGTTCCGGTATCTATAGAGATAAAGCCAGAGACATTCTCCTGGCCTGGGTCAATGCAAACAACATCGCAACCACCCATACCCCTAATGAAAGTATCTACCAGGGCTTCTATGAAGGCTATTCTCTGATCAGGGCATTTATTGATACGGACAGTAAAACTGCGATAGACAATTGGTTCAAAAAGAAATATATTGTCTTCAAAAATACAGCTTCCCGTGCAAACAACTGGGAAACGATCAGAGGCTGGCTGATGCTGAATATTGGCTATATATTGAATGATCCGGCGTACATAACGGAGAGCAAGAATATAATCTATACTCATTTTGACAAAGATACCCGCGTAGACGGAGCAAGTGTAGATTTTCTGGGAAGGGATGCATTTGCCTATCATGCCTATAATCTGGCATTTATTGGCCGGATCCTAAGAATTATCGCCATCCACAATGGCCGCATAGAGAGTTCAGGCCTGATCTACAAAAGGGTAACAAAATGGAATTCCGAGGTTACTGGCGGCACTATTGCCGAGCAAATCAAATTCTGGACACCTTATATTGTGGATCCTGCCAACAATGTCCATCTTGAATTTGTAAACACAGAATGGGCACCAGACAAAACCAGATCAGACTATAACAAGCCTTACAATGCTGCAGGAACCTATTATGCTTTGGATCAAATGGTATATGCCATGAAAAATCAAATCAATGCCATCTATAGTATAGCGGCTCCAAACAGAACAAAGTACAATAGTGGCCTGGATTATTACCTGAATTCATTCGGTTTTACTCCGGAGGAACTTTCCGGCACACAGGTTTACTTATATGCGGATGAGAATTACCTAAAATTAGGAAAAGCTTTGAGCCCCGGAAATTACACGATGACACAACTGCAGGCTTTAGGCATTACCAATGATGCCATCTCTAGTGTAGGTGTACCCGATGGGATGAAAATCACACTTTACGAGCACAACAACTTCACAGGAGCAAGCATTAGCCTGACTAAGCATACCCCAATCCTGAGCGCAGTAAGCTTTAATGATAAGGCTTCTTCAATTAAGGTAGAAAAGCTATAA